In the Leptotrichia sp. oral taxon 223 genome, ACACAAGAGACAGTATAAACTTTGCGACAAGAGGAGTGCACTTATTTTCAAGTTATACATTGGCAAATGCAAAAAAGGCCAAATTTAACTCACTAAGCGCAGGTGGAGAAATTAACATACCGATTGGCGAAAAAATTACAATCACTCCAAAAGTGGCATATTTAACATCCTATGGAGACGATATTCCAGAAACTTACAGGCCTAAAATGGGAGGAATACGGACAGCTGACAATTCATTAGAATTTGCTGGAATGCCGGCAGATAAAATTCGTGGAAACAGCATTTTTGTCGGGAGCCTGAAAGCCCAGTACAATGTTTCAAAACTTGTATATTTAGACACAACATATTCAAGGGCAAGTATTTCGCAGAAGAGCTACAGTTTTGGAAATGATGGAAAGGAAAGCTATAAATTTGGGCTTGGGGTAAAAGCCTTGTCAATTCCGCTTTATTTTGGATTTGCAAAAGTGCCGGGAGAAAGCTGGCGGTACATTATAAACTTTGGATATTTGCCAGAATAATAATTTTCAAAATAATGATTTAAAGTGAAGAAAATTCTTTTTGATATTGAAAAAATATGATAGAATAAATTATGAAAATTTAAGTAGAATTAGGAGGAAAAAATGAAAAAAATACCTGAAGCAGTTGGACCGTATTCAGCCTTTAGAAAAGCTGGTGACTTTTTGTACATTTCAGGACAAATCGCAATAAATCCTGAAAATCAGCAAATCGAAGCTGTTACAGTAGAAGAACAGGCAAGACAAGTTCTTGAAAACTTGAAGGCAATTTTAGAAAACAATGGACTGGCAACAAAGAATGTTATAAAAACAACTGTATTATTAGACAACATCAACGACTTTGGAGCGGTAAACGACATTTATGCAGAATACTTTACTGAACCATATCCGGCAAGATCAGCTTTTGCGGTGGATAAATTGCCAAAAGGAGTTTTGGTGGAAATTGAAGCGATAGCTTATTTTGGAAAATAATACTTTATTAAATGGATGACTTTGGATAACCTGAAGTCGTCTTTTTTTGTAACAATAATTCATTTTCAATATCTAATACTAAACCCCTTTTGAAAATAGAAATAAATTTTTATAATAGAGTTGTTTGATAATTAATTCATAATCATTCAACTAAATTATTTTTTATTATTTTTTGGATATTTTATTAATAAATATTTTTTCATAATCCTATGTTTTTTCTTTTTATAAAGCAAGGGAAATCAATCGCCATTTCCCTTGCAACCCTGGCTCGTCTAAGCATTTTTTTGAAACAAAAACGAAACTCGCTGACGCTCAAACAGTCGTTTTCATTCCAAAAAAATCACGACATTCTATATTAAATTATAAAGATTATTATATTTAAATTTTAGGTTTTTACATTTGAAAAATATTAAATAAGCAAAATTTCGTTAAAGGAAAAATAACTGTCTGAGCGTAGTTTTACGAAGCGAGTTTTATTTTTTCTTTATAAGAAAGTTTTGCGTAAGCGGGGTTGTAAGGGCATGGCGTCTGATGCCCTTACGTTAAAAAAATTGAATAAAGAAATAGAAAAAACTATTATTAGTCATAATATTTATAAATAAAATTATAAAAGTCTTTAAGATGGATACTTAATGATTAAATTTAATTAAAGGATATTTTAATAGCTACACAGGTTGTATAATGACATAATCACGTAAAAAAAAATGACTTTAATTTCATAATTTAAAAAAATTTAAAAAAAAGTGTTGACAAAAATTTTGGATAGTGATATACTACATTTGTTAGCAATCATATAGATAGAGTGCTAATAAATTAAAAAATAGTTTTTAATTAAGAAATTTAAGAAGAAAAAGGTGATGGATATGGAACAGAACTTTACGCAAAAAAGTATTGAGGCTATTTCAGAGGCTAATAACTTTGCGATTAGATATAGACATTCTGATATAAAGGTGGAACATTTGCTGCTTGCGCTTGTGGGGCAGATGGAAGGACTGATTCCTAGCGTACTTAAAAAGATGGGAATTGATACGGCTGACATGATTAGGAAAATTGAAGGGAAACTATCTAGTTTTCCTAGAATTGAAGGCGGTAACAGTGAACCGAGAGCGAATGGAGAGTTAAATAGGGTTCTCGTCGGAGCAAGAGATATTGCTAAGAAAATGGGGGACAGTTATATCAGTACCGAACATTTGTTCTTGGCAAGTTATGATAATAACAGTTTTTTAAAAGATTATGGAATAAATAAGAAGCAGTTTGAAACTGTGCTTGAAAGTGTGAGGGGAGGTAGAAAAATTATGACAGATAATCCAGAAGGAACTTATGAAGCGTTAGATAAATTTGGTAAGGATCTGGTGGAACTTGCTCGAAAAGGTAAACTTGATCCGATTATTGGAAGAGATAATGAAATCCGACGGGCTATACAGATTTTATCAAGGAGAAATAAAAATAATCCAATTCTGATTGGAGAACCAGGAGTCGGAAAAACAGCGATTGCAGAAGGAATTGCGCAAAGAATACTAAAGGGCGATGTGCCTGAAAACTTGAAGGATAAAACGATTTTCTCACTTGATATGGGTGCCTTGGTTGCAGGAGCGAAATATCGTGGGGAATTTGAGGAAAGATTAAAAGCGGTATTGGAAGAAATTGAAAAAAGTGAAGGAAGAATAATTCTTTTCATTGATGAAGTTCATAACATTGTGGGAGCTGGGAAAACGGAAGGATCTATGGACGCTGGAAACCTTTTGAAGCCAATGCTTGCACGTGGGGAAATAAAGGTTATTGGTGCTACTACGATTGACGAATATAGAAAATATATTGAAAAGGATGCAGCGCTTGAGCGTAGATTTCAGCCTGTAATGGTAGATGAGCCGACTGTGGAAGATACAATTTCAATTTTACGTGGATTGAAAGAAAAATTTGAAATTTTCCATGGAATCAGAATTACGGATAATGCTATAGTTACTGCGGCTACAATGAGTGACAGATATATAAATGACAGATTTTTACCAGATAAGGCGATTGACTTGATTGACGAGGCGGCTGCAAAAGTAAAGACTGAAATTAATTCAATGCCGACAGAACTGGATGAAGTTACAAGACGTGTTATGCAGCTTGAAATTGAAAAAGTGGCGCTTGAGAAGGAAAAGGATCAGGCTTCTAAAGATAGACTTGTTACATTGGAAAAAGAATTGGCAGAACTTAACGAGAAAAAAGCCGCATTTAAGGCACAATGGGAAAGTGAAAAGCAGGAAGTTGAAAAAATACAAAATATTAATACAGAAATTGAAAAAGTTAAACTTCAAATTGCCGATGCGCAAAGAAAAAATGACTACAACAAACTGGCTGAACTGCAATACGGTAAATTGCCGGCACTGGAAAAACAAAGGGCAGATGAAGAAGAAAAAGCCAAAAATCAAAATCCAGATGCAAATAAATTATTAAAACAGGAAATTGACAGCGAAGAAATAGCAGAAATTGTTGGAAAATGGACTGGAATACCGGTTTCAAAATTGTTACAGGGAGAGCGTGAAAAAATCTTACATCTTGCAGAACAAATGATGAAAAGAGTAATCGGGCAAGATGAAGCAATCACAACAATAAGCGACACAATAATCCGTTCACGTGCAGGACTGAAAGATCCAAACCGTCCAATCGGTTCATTCATTTTCTTAGGGCCAACAGGTGTAGGTAAGACTTATTTGACAAAAACACTTGCATTTAACCTGTTTGACGATGAAAGCAACATTGTCAGAATTGATATGAGTGAATATATGGATAAATTCAGCACGACAAGATTAATCGGAGCGCCTCCGGGATATGTAGGATATGAAGAAGGTGGACAGTTGACAGAAGCTGTAAGAAGAAAACCTTATTCAGTAATTTTATTTGACGAAATTGAAAAGGCTCATCCAGATGTATTTAATATTCTGTTGCAACTACTTGACGATGGAAGGCTTACAGATGGTAAAGGGAAAGTTGTAGACTTTAAGAACACAATAATCATTATGACTTCAAATATCGGTAGTGAAATTATATTGGAAGATCCACAAGTTTCAGAGCCTACAAAAGAAGCTGTATTAAATGAAATGAAACATAGATTTAAGCCAGAATTCTTGAACAGAATTGACGATATTATAGTATTTAAGGCATTAGGAAAAGAAAGCGTGAAAAGTATTATTTCACTCATTCTTGATGAAATCAACGATAAATTAAAGGAACAATACATAAAGATTGAATTTACAGACAAAGCTCTGGATTACATCGTAAACGAAGCTTATGACCCGGCTTACGGAGCAAGACCTCTAAAACGTTTTGTTCAAAAAGATATAGAGACTAATTTATCAAAAATGATTTTGAGCAATGAAGTGCCTGAAAACAGTACGGTTGTGTTGGATAGTGATGGAGATAGATTGATTTATGATGTGAAGAAATAAATTGAGAATTAAATAAGACTTTAAAATATTTTTTGAAGTGATGTTTTTTTGGGAAATAGGGAAGTATCAGAAACGGTGCTTCCTCTTTTTTTTATGAAAGTAAAATATTCATCTTTTGAAAAATGCTTTATTTTTTTATATTATATTATATTATATTATATTATTTTCTGCTGCACATAATTATACAATACACCGACTAAATTTTTTTATTTACATAAGATAGAATGATTGAAAATCTTTGTTAAAAGTGATAAAATATATAATTATAACGGTATAAAGACAAATTAATTTATAAGTAAAAGATGAAAGGGGAAAATATGCTGCATGGACTGGCTATAATTATTTCGACTTGGATAATTCCGTTTGAAAGAATACATTACTTGATAATTATCATTCTGGCGGTGGCGGTACTGCTGTCGGATAAGTCGCCGAATGCGATGCTTGCGTGGATTTTTACGATTTTTACATTTCCGCTTGGCGGGGCGATTTTATATCTTTTGTTTGGGATTAACTGGAGAAGGAACAAGATAATTTCCAAGAAGATGAAAGGCGAAGAAAGAAAGCTGTATTCAAGAATTTTTAACTTTATGCAGCGGGATGTGTCGGATATTTTCAGATCTAAAGACTTTTTTTACTATAATCGGCTGGAAAATCTGGATAAAAATGCTGATAAAATGAGCGAAACCGAAATAAAGAAAAAAATCCGCAATCAGATTGATACAATGATAGCAAATATTGGATTGCCGGATCAGCAAAGGGAAATTGTGAAAATGCTCTATGAAGCCGAAGGGACTTTTTTGACGAATAATGATTCATACAGACTATTTTACGGTGGAAAAGAGGCGTTTGATTCTATTTTGGCGGATATTGAAAATGCAAAAAGTACAATCTATATGGAATATTTTATATGGAAGGCTGATGAGCTTGGAGAAAGAATAAAAAATGCACTTTTGAAAAAGGCTAAGGAAGGAGTTAAAATAAAGCTGCTTTTTGACGGAGTGGGAACGTGGAAATTGCCAGGAAAATATAAAAAGGAGCTTAGGAATGCTGGAATCAAAATAAGATGGTTTTTAGATGTAAAATTTTTTATTTCCAAGATGAATTACCGGAATCATAGAAAAATAGCGTTAATTGACAATGATATTGTGCATACTGGCGGCATGAATGTGGGGCAGGAGTACATTGATGGCGGAAAGAGGTTTGATGGCTGGAGGGATACGAATATTCGGATTACAGGGGAAATAATCGGACAGTATCTTGCGATTTTTGTTACAGACTGGCTAAACAGCGGTGGGAAAAACGATTTTATTGAGGATATGAAAAGGGAGGCAGTCCAGGAGCTGGAAGAGCAAAAGCCGATAGACAGACAGGAAAAACTGGAATATCTGATGCAGGTTTCTTCGAGCGGGCCTGACACCGAATGGACAACCTTGAAATATCTGTATTCTAAAATGATTGCAACGGCAAAAAAGGAAGTCCTGATTCAAAGTCCATATTTCGTGCCTGACACTGATCTGATTTCACAGCTGAAGATGGCGGCTCTTTCTGGAGTCAAAATAAAATTAATGGTTACAGGAGTGCCGGACAAGAAAATGCCTTACTGGATAGCAGAAAGTTATTTTGCGGAATTGATTGAGGCAGGGATTAAAATTTTTCGCTATAAGGCGGGATTTTTACATAGTAAAAACGTGATAGTGGATGAAAAAATATCTACAATGGGAACGTGCAACTTTGATATGCGGAGCTTTGAAATAAATTATGAAGTGAATTCGGTATTTTATAATGAGGAAATTAGTAAAGATTTGAAGGCGCAGTTTATAAAGGATCTGGAAGTCTGTGAAAAATTTGATGAGGCAAGGCTGAAAAAGGTAACTTTTATAAAACGGCTAAGAAACTCTGTATTTAAGCTGATTTCGCCAATAATGTAAAAAATATGGCGGGTATAGGAAGGGAGTAAAATGGAAAAGAATTTTACAAAGGATGGGCTGATACTTTTAAATAAAAGCAGGGGGATAAGTTCGTTTGGGGCGATAAGTCATTTAAAAAGGGTAATAAAGGCGAAAAAAGTAGGACATGCAGGGACTCTTGATCCAATGGCCGAAGGGCTTATGATTGTTATGATTAATGATGCCACAAAATTTTCTGGCGACTTGATGAAAAAAGATAAGGAATATTATGTGGAAATGGAGCTTGGGTATAAAACTGACACTTACGATTCGGAAGGGACAATTATTGAAAAGTATGAATCTGAAATTAATATAAGCAATTCTAAAATAATTAAGACTATAAATAGCTTTAAAAGAAAAATGAAGCAGGTTCCGCCAATGTATTCAGCAATAAAGGTAAAAGGGCAGAAACTTTGTGATTTGGCAAGAAAAGGAATTGAAGTGGAAAGGGCTGAAAGAAATGTAAACATATCAGAAATTAGGGAAATAAAAATAATCCGTCCAGATAAAAATTCAGAAAACTCCCAAAATATCAAAATTTCGTTTTACACAAAGGTCAGCAGTGGAACTTATATCCGTTCATTAGTTTACGATATTGGAGAAGAATTAGGAGTTTTTGCTACGATGACAAGGCTTGTGAGGACTAAGATTGGAAGGCTTGACATTGAAGATGCGATTACTTTGGAAAAGGCTGAAGCTGAAATTGGGAAATTGAAGAAGCTTGTGGAAGCAAAGAGAGAAAATGAGTCTTTCTGGACTACAAAGAGTGATGCTGCCATAAGGGCTGAAAAAATTCGGGAAATAGTCTGTTTTGTAGAAATAGAGTATATCCTGGATTATTACGGGATAAATGTTTCCAATGAGAAGTATGGGAGGCTGAAAAACGGGATGACGGTAATTGACACATTTAAAAAATTTGAAAATATAAGCAAAAAAATTAATAAAAGGGAGAATATTAGGGAAAACCAGAAATTTAAAATATATGTGCGAAATAGGGATACAAATAAAAGGGAATTTCGGGGAATTGTGAAAATTACAAGTATTCGGGGGGACAGGATTTATCTGAAGAGAGATAAATATTTTTTGTAACTTTTAGAAGTGAGAAGCGGTGATAATAATACTATGAAGAAGTCAAGCAAATACGTATTTGATATTGAAGTTTTTCCAAATTACTTTTGTGTCGTATTAAAAAAGTTAAATGATGACAAAATACTAATTATTGATTCGGACAATTTTAACCGTCAGAAAAAACTTTTGTACGACATAGTTTCTAAAAATGTGCTAATTTCATATGCAGGACACGGATTTGACGATATTGTAATTAATAATTTGTTAAAATATAGAAACACAAATGCAAACAGGAAAAAATTAAATAATGAGCTGAAAATAATAAGGAATATGCCAAAAGGCGAATACAAACATGAAAACCACGAATTTTACTCATACGATCTGGCTTATGAATATAACTTGAATCTAGGTGTAAAAGGGTTTGAGTTTAATTGCGGAGATAATATTGAGGAGCAGGATTTTGCTAATTTTAATTATGTGATTAAAAAAAATATATACGATAAAATTGTTGACAAAGTAATTGATTATTGCTTGCAGGACGTACTGGCAACAGAAAAAATGTATAATTTTATAATATCAAAAAAAAGTAACTGGGATGAAAAGGAAAATCTTTTGAATATCATTACAGATGGAAGTTACAGCAACAACATGAAACTTAAAAGGAAAATAAAATATTTGAACTATAATAACGATAAACTGATAACTTTACTTTTACATGGCGAAACCTCCATTTCCAGCCAGTTAAAGATACATTATCCAGCCAAAGTAAAAATGAACGATTATAATAATTATTCACAGGAAAAGGTTTATAGATTATCAATAAAAAAGACTACTTATACGAATGGCTGCTCAGCAATAAACTTTTTTCTGGAAAAAATAAAAAAATAATAAATAAAATACCCGAAGAGCTTTTATTAAAATCTTCATTTGTAAAAGCCACATTAAACAGATACCGGGTAAGTATTGTAAGGCGGATAAAGAAGGTTTTTGCAAAAGAAGGGATAGATGTAGTTGCAGTATCTGAAAATGATATTTTTATAACAAATGTTGAAGATAATATTTTAGATAAAATAAAAATTCAGATAAATGAAAAATATAACGATATTTTTGTATTAAAAAATGTGGATAATTTTTTGAAAAATAAAAATTCTATCTTGTATAAGATAAAGGATAAGACAAAAGGAACAAATGAATACCGCTACAATAAACTGATTATGCCAAAAAATCATATTTGGATAGCGGAAGTGCTTAAATTGTATTTTTGGGAGAAAAAAGATATAACAATGGCTGTAGAAGAGATTTTTGTAAAAAATCCTGACGTATTTTTTATGTATGCATCAGTTTATGAAAATATTTACGCCTGCGATGAAAATGGACAAATGCTGTTTGAAAGCACGGACGTACTGGACAAATTCAGAAAATACCGGCTATATTTTGCAAAAACAGGACTACATAAAGCTGTTATGCAGAAGCAGGAAAAATATTATGAAAAATACGGTTTTGGCGATATAAACAGCAATTTATACAAAGTGAAAAAAGTGGGGACAAGTGTAAAGGAATTTACTGATTATAAGGATATTGACTTAAAAAGTTATGCAGACTACGCTCAGAATTATATACAAAAATATTTTTAGAACATATGAGCGCTCTTGCATACAAACTTGAGGTGTGATATAATAAAAAATGCATAAAAATAGTAGGAGAAATATGAGAATTTTGGGGATAGATCCTGGTACTGCGATAGTAGGATACGCTATTGTGGACTATGAAAATGGGAAGTATACGCCACTTGACTATGGATGTATTTTTACAGATAAGGATGAGGATATGCCGGTAAGGCTGGAAAAAATTTACGACGGACTGGAAAATATTATAAAGCTCTGGAAACCAGCAGATATGGCTATCGAGGATTTGTTTTTCTTTAAAAATCAGAAGACGGTAATAAAAGTGGGACAGGCTCGTGGAGTTATAACTTTAGCAGGGCAGAAAAATAGGCTGAATTTATACAGCTACACTCCGCTTCAAGTAAAAATGGGGATTGCAAGTTATGGAAGGGCTGACAAGAAACAAATTCAGGAAATGGTAAAAATAATCTTAAAACTAGACGAAATTCCAAAGCCTGATGATGCTGCGGATGCTCTTGCAATAGCAATTACCCACATTAATTCCAAAATAGGATTTGGCGGATTTGACAGGGGAGATAACATTACAAAAAAATTAAATAAAATTACTTCCAACCGAATAAAACTGGAAGATTACAAAAAATTAATGAAATGAATAAATTTGTATGATAAAATAAACTTAAAATAGAAAGAATGGTAGATAAAATGAACATAGTTCTATTAAATCCAGAAATTCACGTAAACACAGGAAACATCGGAAGAACCTGTGTCTTGACAAATACAAAATTACATTTGATAAAACCTCTCGGTTTTGAACTGGATGATAAAAAAATCAAACGTGCAGGACTGGACTACTGGAAAAACGTGCAGCTTTTCGTATGGGAAAGTTTAGAACATTTCTGGCAGGAAAATATTGAAAATAGCAATGCAAAAATTTATTTTGCAACAACTAAAACGAATCAAAGATATACGGATGTAAAATTTAATAAAAATGACTATATAATGTTCGGGCCTGAATCACGTGGAATACCTGAAGAAATATTAAATAAATACAAGGAAAGCAATATTACGATTCCAATGCTTCCGCTTGGACGTTCGCTGAATTTGTCCAATGCTGTGGCGGTGGTGCTGTTTGAGGCTTTGAGGCAGAATAATTTTGAATATTAATTTAGATAAATTTAGGAGAAAAAATGAAGCAATATTTAGATATGGTTAAGCATGTGCTTGACAATGGAGTAAAAAAGGGAAACAGGACAGGAGTTGATACAATTTCAACTTTTGCCTATTCATATAAAGTTGACTTGAGTGAAGGCTATCCGCTTTTAACAACGAAAAAAATGTATTTTAATTCAATGCTGCACGAGCTGTTCTGGTATTTATCGGGAGAAGAGCATATTAAGAACTTGCGAAAAAAGACGAAAATCTGGGATGCCTGGGCAGACGAGGAAGGAAGGCTGGAAACGGCTTATGGAAGATTCTGGAGAAGATATCCAGTACCTAAAATTTCGTTAGATGGGGAAGTTTTTGCTGATGAGAATAATCCTTGGGTTACAAGAGAAGAAAATGGACAGCTTGTATTTGACCAGATTCAATATATTATTGACACTTTGAAGGAGATGAAAACTAATCCCAATCATAAAAATGGAAGAAGAATGATAGTTTTAGCTTGGAATCCGGGAAATGCAACAATTAGTAAATTACCGCCGTGCCATTATACTTTTGCGTTTAATGTTCTTGGTAATAAACTTAACTGCCATTTGACTCAAAGAAGTGGAGATATTGCACTTGGGATACCATTTAATCTAGCTTGCTACTCATTGCTTACAATGATGATTGCAAAGGAATGCGGATATGAAGCTGGAGAATTTGCTCATACAATAATTGATGCCCATATTTATGAAAATCATATTGAAGGGCTAAAGGAGCAGTTGACAAGAGAGCCGTTAAAACTTCCAAAAATCAAGATTGCAGACAAACCTTTTAATGAACTTACATTTGAGGATATTACGCTGGAGAATTATGAAAGCTATCCTGCGATTAAATTTGAAGTTGCAGTTTAAAAATTAAATAAGTGAGGAGCTTTGATGTTTAGTTTAATAGTTGCTGTTGGGAAAAATAATGAAATTGGAAAGAATAATCAGCTTTTGTGGCATATTCCCGAAGATTTGAAGAACTTTAAGAAAATAACAGCAGGGAAAACAGTTATTATGGGGAGGAATACTTATGAAAGCATAGGCAGAGCCTTACCAAACCGAAAAAATATTGTCTTGTCCAGAAATTTTTTGGAAGCGGAGAAGAAATTTAGGGAAGATAGAAAAAAATATGAAAATGAAACTACAAGGCTGGAGTTTTATGACGATTTTCAAAAAGTTATTGAAAGGTATAAAGATTTGACAGAAGAAGTTTTTATTATCGGAGGAGGGGAGATTTATAAAAAATCTCTTGAAATGGGAATTATAAAGAGGATTTATATGAGCCATGTTGATTTTTCTGATAATGAGGCTGACGCTTATTTTCCAAAAATCAATTTGAATGAATGGATAACTTTGACTGAGGGAAAATATGATGGCTGGAAATTTTGTATTTATGAAAAAGTTAATATATAGAGTAAATGAGAAGTTAAAAAGGAGAAAACAA is a window encoding:
- a CDS encoding Rid family detoxifying hydrolase, which gives rise to MKKIPEAVGPYSAFRKAGDFLYISGQIAINPENQQIEAVTVEEQARQVLENLKAILENNGLATKNVIKTTVLLDNINDFGAVNDIYAEYFTEPYPARSAFAVDKLPKGVLVEIEAIAYFGK
- the clpB gene encoding ATP-dependent chaperone ClpB gives rise to the protein MEQNFTQKSIEAISEANNFAIRYRHSDIKVEHLLLALVGQMEGLIPSVLKKMGIDTADMIRKIEGKLSSFPRIEGGNSEPRANGELNRVLVGARDIAKKMGDSYISTEHLFLASYDNNSFLKDYGINKKQFETVLESVRGGRKIMTDNPEGTYEALDKFGKDLVELARKGKLDPIIGRDNEIRRAIQILSRRNKNNPILIGEPGVGKTAIAEGIAQRILKGDVPENLKDKTIFSLDMGALVAGAKYRGEFEERLKAVLEEIEKSEGRIILFIDEVHNIVGAGKTEGSMDAGNLLKPMLARGEIKVIGATTIDEYRKYIEKDAALERRFQPVMVDEPTVEDTISILRGLKEKFEIFHGIRITDNAIVTAATMSDRYINDRFLPDKAIDLIDEAAAKVKTEINSMPTELDEVTRRVMQLEIEKVALEKEKDQASKDRLVTLEKELAELNEKKAAFKAQWESEKQEVEKIQNINTEIEKVKLQIADAQRKNDYNKLAELQYGKLPALEKQRADEEEKAKNQNPDANKLLKQEIDSEEIAEIVGKWTGIPVSKLLQGEREKILHLAEQMMKRVIGQDEAITTISDTIIRSRAGLKDPNRPIGSFIFLGPTGVGKTYLTKTLAFNLFDDESNIVRIDMSEYMDKFSTTRLIGAPPGYVGYEEGGQLTEAVRRKPYSVILFDEIEKAHPDVFNILLQLLDDGRLTDGKGKVVDFKNTIIIMTSNIGSEIILEDPQVSEPTKEAVLNEMKHRFKPEFLNRIDDIIVFKALGKESVKSIISLILDEINDKLKEQYIKIEFTDKALDYIVNEAYDPAYGARPLKRFVQKDIETNLSKMILSNEVPENSTVVLDSDGDRLIYDVKK
- the cls gene encoding cardiolipin synthase, which encodes MLHGLAIIISTWIIPFERIHYLIIIILAVAVLLSDKSPNAMLAWIFTIFTFPLGGAILYLLFGINWRRNKIISKKMKGEERKLYSRIFNFMQRDVSDIFRSKDFFYYNRLENLDKNADKMSETEIKKKIRNQIDTMIANIGLPDQQREIVKMLYEAEGTFLTNNDSYRLFYGGKEAFDSILADIENAKSTIYMEYFIWKADELGERIKNALLKKAKEGVKIKLLFDGVGTWKLPGKYKKELRNAGIKIRWFLDVKFFISKMNYRNHRKIALIDNDIVHTGGMNVGQEYIDGGKRFDGWRDTNIRITGEIIGQYLAIFVTDWLNSGGKNDFIEDMKREAVQELEEQKPIDRQEKLEYLMQVSSSGPDTEWTTLKYLYSKMIATAKKEVLIQSPYFVPDTDLISQLKMAALSGVKIKLMVTGVPDKKMPYWIAESYFAELIEAGIKIFRYKAGFLHSKNVIVDEKISTMGTCNFDMRSFEINYEVNSVFYNEEISKDLKAQFIKDLEVCEKFDEARLKKVTFIKRLRNSVFKLISPIM
- the truB gene encoding tRNA pseudouridine(55) synthase TruB, whose protein sequence is MEKNFTKDGLILLNKSRGISSFGAISHLKRVIKAKKVGHAGTLDPMAEGLMIVMINDATKFSGDLMKKDKEYYVEMELGYKTDTYDSEGTIIEKYESEINISNSKIIKTINSFKRKMKQVPPMYSAIKVKGQKLCDLARKGIEVERAERNVNISEIREIKIIRPDKNSENSQNIKISFYTKVSSGTYIRSLVYDIGEELGVFATMTRLVRTKIGRLDIEDAITLEKAEAEIGKLKKLVEAKRENESFWTTKSDAAIRAEKIREIVCFVEIEYILDYYGINVSNEKYGRLKNGMTVIDTFKKFENISKKINKRENIRENQKFKIYVRNRDTNKREFRGIVKITSIRGDRIYLKRDKYFL
- the ruvC gene encoding crossover junction endodeoxyribonuclease RuvC; translation: MRILGIDPGTAIVGYAIVDYENGKYTPLDYGCIFTDKDEDMPVRLEKIYDGLENIIKLWKPADMAIEDLFFFKNQKTVIKVGQARGVITLAGQKNRLNLYSYTPLQVKMGIASYGRADKKQIQEMVKIILKLDEIPKPDDAADALAIAITHINSKIGFGGFDRGDNITKKLNKITSNRIKLEDYKKLMK
- a CDS encoding tRNA (cytidine(34)-2'-O)-methyltransferase, which produces MNIVLLNPEIHVNTGNIGRTCVLTNTKLHLIKPLGFELDDKKIKRAGLDYWKNVQLFVWESLEHFWQENIENSNAKIYFATTKTNQRYTDVKFNKNDYIMFGPESRGIPEEILNKYKESNITIPMLPLGRSLNLSNAVAVVLFEALRQNNFEY
- the thyA gene encoding thymidylate synthase — its product is MKQYLDMVKHVLDNGVKKGNRTGVDTISTFAYSYKVDLSEGYPLLTTKKMYFNSMLHELFWYLSGEEHIKNLRKKTKIWDAWADEEGRLETAYGRFWRRYPVPKISLDGEVFADENNPWVTREENGQLVFDQIQYIIDTLKEMKTNPNHKNGRRMIVLAWNPGNATISKLPPCHYTFAFNVLGNKLNCHLTQRSGDIALGIPFNLACYSLLTMMIAKECGYEAGEFAHTIIDAHIYENHIEGLKEQLTREPLKLPKIKIADKPFNELTFEDITLENYESYPAIKFEVAV
- a CDS encoding dihydrofolate reductase codes for the protein MFSLIVAVGKNNEIGKNNQLLWHIPEDLKNFKKITAGKTVIMGRNTYESIGRALPNRKNIVLSRNFLEAEKKFREDRKKYENETTRLEFYDDFQKVIERYKDLTEEVFIIGGGEIYKKSLEMGIIKRIYMSHVDFSDNEADAYFPKINLNEWITLTEGKYDGWKFCIYEKVNI